In the Bacteroidota bacterium genome, one interval contains:
- a CDS encoding pyridoxal phosphate-dependent aminotransferase, whose protein sequence is MQIAQRIDRLGTETSFVVLARARELEAQGKDIVHLEIGEPDFDTAPNIIEAAKNALDAGYTHYGPAAGLPQFRKTIAEVEGARRGLEFKPDMVVVTPGAKPIMYYAIMAIVNPGDEVIYPNPGFPIYESAIELAGGTAVPLPLLESKGFSFNIDDLKSLITPKTRMIVINSPQNPTGGILSQEDLREIAELAVKHDLWVLTDEIYGRVTYDGFKNYTIASYPGMMERTIILDGFSKTYAMTGWRLGYGIMPKHLAEVVAKLQTNVASCTASFIQVAGIEALTGPQDWVDNVVEEFRRRRDLIVDGMNSLPGFKCHKPLGAFYVFPNTTGTGMDSRTLANKILNEGGVACLSGSTFGKYGEGYVRFSYANSMENIEKGIDRIRKLLS, encoded by the coding sequence ATGCAAATCGCACAGCGTATCGATCGTCTCGGCACCGAGACCTCTTTTGTAGTCCTCGCCAGAGCTCGTGAACTCGAGGCCCAAGGTAAAGATATCGTTCACCTTGAGATCGGCGAGCCCGATTTCGATACTGCACCGAACATCATCGAGGCCGCCAAGAACGCGCTCGATGCGGGTTACACGCACTACGGTCCGGCGGCGGGCTTGCCACAATTCCGCAAGACGATCGCCGAAGTCGAGGGCGCGCGGCGTGGACTCGAATTCAAGCCGGATATGGTCGTCGTTACGCCCGGCGCCAAGCCGATCATGTATTACGCCATCATGGCGATTGTCAATCCGGGCGATGAGGTGATCTACCCGAATCCTGGTTTTCCGATTTACGAAAGCGCCATCGAACTTGCCGGCGGGACAGCCGTGCCGCTGCCGCTGCTGGAATCGAAGGGGTTTAGCTTCAACATTGATGATCTGAAGTCGCTCATTACGCCGAAGACGCGGATGATTGTCATCAACTCGCCACAGAATCCGACTGGCGGCATTCTATCGCAAGAGGACCTTCGGGAAATTGCTGAACTCGCAGTGAAGCACGATTTATGGGTCCTCACCGACGAAATCTATGGCCGCGTGACCTATGATGGCTTCAAAAATTACACGATTGCGAGCTACCCCGGAATGATGGAGCGCACCATCATTCTCGATGGATTTTCGAAGACTTACGCCATGACCGGCTGGCGATTGGGCTACGGGATTATGCCGAAGCATCTCGCCGAGGTTGTCGCCAAACTGCAGACGAATGTTGCAAGCTGTACTGCGAGCTTCATTCAAGTTGCTGGTATTGAGGCACTCACTGGCCCTCAGGACTGGGTGGACAACGTGGTGGAAGAATTCCGCCGCCGTCGCGATCTTATTGTTGACGGAATGAATTCACTCCCGGGCTTCAAGTGTCACAAGCCGCTCGGTGCGTTCTACGTGTTCCCAAACACGACCGGTACGGGCATGGACTCACGGACGCTGGCGAACAAAATCCTGAACGAGGGCGGCGTTGCATGTCTGTCTGGTTCGACGTTCGGCAAATATGGCGAAGGCTACGTCCGATTCTCATACGCGAACTCGATGGAGAATATCGAGAAGGGCATCGACCGGATCCGCAAACTACTTTCATAA
- a CDS encoding lmo0937 family membrane protein produces MLWFILVLIIVAWLLGYTVFNIGALIHILFVIAIIVVLVRIIQGRRPI; encoded by the coding sequence ATGCTTTGGTTTATTTTGGTACTTATTATTGTTGCGTGGCTTCTTGGGTATACGGTTTTCAATATCGGCGCCCTTATTCATATCCTGTTTGTCATCGCGATCATTGTGGTGCTGGTTCGCATCATTCAAGGCCGGCGTCCGATTTGA
- a CDS encoding 3-hydroxybutyryl-CoA dehydrogenase, whose amino-acid sequence MQNITVIGAGTMGNGIAHVFAQTGYNVTLVDVSQDALNKAITTITSNLARQVKKAAITEDDQKATLARIKTETNIGTAAKTADLIVEAATERFDLKRQIFSELDANAREGVILASNTSSISITELAATTKRPTHVIGMHFFNPVPVMKLVEIIRGMATTDEVYQTVRALSEKAGKTPVEVNDSPGFVSNRILMPMINEAIFTLSEGVASAEDIDTVMKLGMAHPMGPLQLADFIGLDVCLAIMNVLHTGLGDDKYRAAPLLKKMVAAGTLGKKSGQGFYKY is encoded by the coding sequence ATTCAAAATATTACCGTTATCGGCGCTGGCACCATGGGCAACGGCATCGCGCATGTCTTCGCGCAGACCGGATACAATGTCACACTGGTCGATGTAAGTCAGGACGCTCTAAACAAAGCGATCACGACGATCACCTCCAATCTCGCCCGGCAAGTCAAAAAGGCTGCGATTACCGAGGACGATCAGAAGGCAACGCTCGCGAGAATCAAAACCGAAACGAATATCGGTACGGCCGCGAAAACTGCAGACCTGATTGTCGAAGCCGCGACGGAGCGATTCGACCTCAAACGCCAGATCTTTAGCGAACTCGACGCGAACGCACGCGAAGGTGTCATCCTGGCTTCGAACACCAGCTCGATCTCGATCACAGAACTAGCTGCCACGACCAAGCGTCCGACACACGTGATTGGAATGCACTTCTTCAATCCGGTACCGGTGATGAAGCTGGTTGAAATCATTCGCGGTATGGCGACCACGGACGAGGTCTATCAGACCGTGCGCGCACTCTCCGAAAAGGCGGGCAAGACTCCGGTCGAAGTCAACGACTCGCCTGGGTTTGTCTCGAACCGAATTCTGATGCCGATGATCAACGAGGCGATCTTTACCCTCTCGGAAGGCGTCGCAAGTGCCGAGGACATCGACACCGTGATGAAGCTGGGCATGGCGCACCCGATGGGACCCCTGCAACTGGCCGATTTCATCGGGTTGGATGTGTGCCTCGCCATCATGAACGTGCTTCACACCGGCTTGGGGGATGATAAATACCGCGCTGCGCCACTACTTAAGAAGATGGTTGCGGCCGGTACATTGGGCAAGAAGAGCGGGCAGGGATTTTATAAATATTGA
- a CDS encoding RNA polymerase sigma factor, with the protein MKSRIAASAQQVLEINPVINRLQECYMDRSKKTLGELAIPIGAINARAYSEKRGNRALREQPPEIASDRAASALAGSIADAEVTSTSQLTRAETKAALEKLEDADLLRRFQSGEEHAFYVLFERRHKEIYMHCYRMCNRDGEKANDAFQDTFMKVFQRKDLFTDATNGRAWLYRIATNTCLNAHRYDRRHPTEGLEDNVTSIDPRYQPDFGTEQSSLREALESAVAKLPEELRQPFILRELDELSYEDVAEQLGITIAAARQRIYRAKILLREELEDLVNG; encoded by the coding sequence TTGAAGAGTCGCATTGCGGCTTCTGCTCAGCAAGTCCTCGAAATCAATCCTGTTATAAACCGTTTGCAGGAGTGTTACATGGACAGGAGCAAGAAAACGTTGGGCGAATTGGCGATACCAATTGGTGCGATCAATGCGCGTGCGTATTCCGAAAAGCGAGGAAATAGGGCGTTGCGCGAGCAACCACCCGAAATCGCTTCGGATCGTGCGGCGTCTGCGCTTGCCGGGTCCATAGCAGATGCTGAGGTCACGTCAACGAGCCAACTGACTCGTGCCGAGACCAAAGCTGCCCTCGAAAAACTGGAAGATGCCGATCTGCTGCGGCGATTTCAGTCGGGCGAAGAACACGCGTTCTATGTGCTCTTCGAGCGTCGGCATAAGGAGATTTACATGCATTGCTATCGCATGTGTAATCGAGATGGGGAGAAGGCCAACGACGCTTTTCAGGATACTTTTATGAAGGTATTCCAGCGCAAAGACCTTTTTACGGATGCGACGAATGGTCGCGCTTGGCTATACAGGATTGCGACGAACACCTGCCTGAATGCTCATCGCTATGACCGCCGGCATCCAACCGAAGGGTTGGAGGACAATGTGACTTCGATCGACCCGAGGTATCAACCGGATTTTGGAACCGAGCAAAGCTCGCTCCGCGAGGCGCTCGAATCTGCTGTTGCCAAGCTCCCCGAAGAGCTTCGACAGCCTTTTATTCTTCGCGAACTGGACGAACTCAGCTATGAAGATGTAGCCGAGCAATTGGGCATCACGATCGCGGCCGCAAGGCAACGGATCTACCGCGCGAAAATTTTGCTCCGCGAAGAACTTGAAGATTTAGTAAACGGATAG
- a CDS encoding DUF6252 family protein — protein MTATVNGKAWSAQITGVGHPQSGLLDLSGTMDTLGIDLQLSTAITDTGLYPIDDSLVGCIFTSARTSYVSEPGIGAVHLTTFSSSRAAGTFSFHAKSTAGDSVVVTGGTFNFSLLL, from the coding sequence ATGACCGCTACGGTCAACGGTAAAGCTTGGAGTGCCCAAATCACCGGGGTGGGCCATCCTCAGTCAGGGCTGCTCGATCTGAGTGGCACGATGGATACCCTCGGCATCGACTTGCAACTTTCGACCGCGATCACGGATACCGGGCTGTATCCCATCGATGACTCGCTTGTCGGTTGCATTTTCACAAGCGCACGAACATCTTACGTATCTGAACCGGGTATCGGAGCCGTTCACCTAACGACCTTCTCGTCTTCGCGCGCGGCTGGCACATTCAGCTTCCACGCAAAGTCCACAGCCGGCGACAGCGTGGTTGTGACCGGTGGTACGTTCAATTTCAGCCTCCTGCTGTAG
- the nadD gene encoding nicotinate-nucleotide adenylyltransferase, whose product MNRLGVFGGTFDPPHLAHLIAGEIAVETCQLDKLLFIPAFIPPHKTGQAITEARHRLAMIRMATEDNPSFEVSAMEIEREGPSYTIDTLQALRQHYQPKALYLLIGRDQLEIFGSWYRADEILRLCKVVVFDRPASTRQPIEAELEILVENLTIPQLQISSTEIRRRVRDGQSIRYQVPESVRAYIREHDLYL is encoded by the coding sequence ATGAACCGGCTCGGAGTTTTCGGTGGCACGTTCGATCCCCCGCATCTCGCGCATCTCATTGCAGGTGAGATTGCGGTCGAGACCTGCCAGCTGGATAAGCTGCTCTTTATTCCTGCTTTCATTCCTCCTCACAAAACCGGACAGGCAATCACAGAGGCCCGACACCGGCTGGCAATGATCAGGATGGCAACCGAAGATAATCCAAGCTTTGAGGTCTCTGCCATGGAAATAGAACGAGAAGGGCCCTCTTACACGATTGATACACTTCAGGCGCTACGCCAGCACTATCAACCAAAGGCACTTTATCTCTTGATTGGCAGGGACCAACTTGAGATTTTTGGCTCATGGTATCGGGCGGATGAAATCTTGAGACTGTGCAAGGTGGTTGTATTCGATCGCCCAGCCTCTACACGCCAGCCCATTGAGGCTGAACTCGAGATTCTGGTCGAGAATCTCACTATTCCTCAACTCCAGATCTCTTCGACCGAGATCCGCCGGCGTGTTCGTGATGGTCAGTCTATTCGTTACCAGGTACCCGAGTCCGTTCGGGCGTACATTCGTGAACACGATCTATACTTGTAG
- a CDS encoding lmo0937 family membrane protein: MLWTIIAILLVLWVLGIAMHIAGGLIHLLVVLAIILLLVRLITGRRAV, translated from the coding sequence ATGCTTTGGACGATAATCGCGATCCTGCTGGTACTCTGGGTTCTGGGAATCGCCATGCACATTGCCGGAGGACTTATCCATCTATTGGTAGTGCTGGCGATAATATTGCTGTTGGTACGACTCATCACCGGCCGACGTGCGGTTTAA
- a CDS encoding carbohydrate ABC transporter permease encodes MITTLKGRSSTLAHIVLLVAGASMIFPLVWMILLSLSDNPAGNATFRELLHGIFTFSNYSDALQSDQFGIYFINSLIVALIVATGSCIFCTMVAYALARRSFYLKGLLFASVLGVLMVPPHVVMIPLYREVVTFGWINTYFALTLPFIVTPFGIFLMRQYIESLPKELEEAARIDGAKTFAILRGIIFPLATPMLVVLFIYQFLTSWNSFLFPFLFVNKASMRTLPVGLAFYQGKQSIDWGHLMAGAGMSAIPVLILFAVFQRKIIAGFTAGAIKG; translated from the coding sequence ATGATCACGACATTGAAAGGGCGCTCCTCAACGCTTGCACACATCGTGCTGCTCGTGGCCGGCGCGTCAATGATCTTTCCGCTGGTGTGGATGATTTTGTTATCGCTTTCGGATAATCCCGCTGGCAATGCGACATTCAGGGAGTTGCTGCATGGAATATTCACATTCTCGAATTATTCCGATGCGCTTCAGTCCGATCAGTTCGGGATCTATTTCATCAATTCCCTGATCGTGGCGCTGATTGTGGCCACTGGTAGCTGCATTTTTTGTACTATGGTGGCTTATGCCCTTGCTCGCCGAAGCTTTTACCTCAAGGGACTGCTGTTCGCGAGCGTGCTGGGGGTTCTTATGGTACCTCCGCATGTCGTGATGATCCCGCTGTACCGCGAAGTGGTGACTTTTGGCTGGATTAACACATATTTTGCCTTGACTTTGCCATTCATCGTCACTCCATTTGGTATCTTCCTGATGCGGCAATACATCGAGAGCCTCCCCAAAGAACTGGAGGAAGCTGCAAGAATCGATGGAGCCAAAACCTTCGCAATTCTCCGCGGCATCATCTTCCCGCTCGCGACACCGATGCTGGTGGTGCTTTTTATCTATCAGTTTCTGACCAGTTGGAATTCATTCCTCTTTCCTTTTCTCTTCGTCAATAAAGCCTCCATGCGGACATTACCAGTAGGTCTAGCCTTCTATCAGGGAAAACAGTCCATAGACTGGGGTCACCTGATGGCAGGAGCCGGAATGAGCGCGATCCCGGTCCTGATTCTCTTCGCGGTTTTCCAGAGAAAAATCATTGCGGGCTTCACAGCAGGCGCGATAAAAGGTTAG
- the tkt gene encoding transketolase, whose amino-acid sequence MPRTHLSPEELDELCVNTIRFLAVDAVEKAKSGHPGAPMGLAPIAYLLWTKHLRFDPEDPSWHNRDRFVLSNGHASMLHYALLHLTGFDLSLDEIKNFRQFGSKTPGHPERGDTPGIEVTTGPLGQGFANSVGLAIAEQFLASTFNHAGQDVIDHYTYVFAGDGCMEEGITSEAASLAGHLELGKLIAFYDDNGITIDGDTRIAFTEDVSKRFEAYHWHVIDLPDANDLDQVDHAISVAKSIRDKPTLIICHTHIGYGSPNKQDTGKAHGNPLGKDEVALTKDHLGWPREPEFYIPEDVLYHFREAGSRGIEIHRKWEELFRIYRKAHPDDWQTLSNALIHKLPENWDKNLPVFKVSDGPLATRTAGGKVMNAIAETVPTLTSGAADLNESTFTKLEKWDDFEPSPLKKGSYHGRTINFGVREHAMAAIINGMAAHGAIYPSGSTFFCFSDYMRPSVRLAALMNVPSKFVWTHDSVALGEDGPTHEPIEQLMSLRAMPNLAVIRPADANETVEAWRCMMQLTGPSGIVLTRQKLPVIDRAKYASAAGLAKGAYVISEAMSQPEIILIATGSEVQLALDAQILLEANGLMTRVVSMPCWEFFEAQSENYRDRILPPEVTCRLSIELGASLGWERWVGSMGASLAVDHFGVSAPYETILEHYGFTAQNISHIAGMLLHDPRRAQRELYELQQKYGRHQRLKIERPA is encoded by the coding sequence ATGCCACGCACTCACCTGAGCCCCGAAGAACTCGACGAACTCTGCGTTAATACCATCCGCTTTCTGGCCGTCGATGCTGTTGAGAAGGCAAAGTCGGGCCATCCCGGCGCACCGATGGGCCTCGCTCCCATCGCGTATCTGCTCTGGACCAAGCACCTTCGCTTCGACCCTGAAGACCCAAGCTGGCACAATCGTGACCGCTTCGTACTCTCGAACGGCCACGCTTCGATGTTGCACTATGCCCTGCTGCATCTAACCGGATTTGATCTATCCCTCGATGAGATTAAGAACTTCCGGCAGTTCGGCTCGAAAACTCCGGGCCACCCGGAGCGCGGCGATACACCCGGCATTGAAGTAACGACCGGACCACTCGGGCAAGGCTTCGCAAACTCCGTCGGTCTTGCAATTGCCGAGCAATTCCTTGCCAGCACATTCAATCATGCCGGGCAGGATGTGATCGATCATTACACTTATGTTTTCGCAGGTGATGGCTGCATGGAGGAAGGTATAACGAGTGAGGCTGCTTCGCTCGCAGGTCATCTCGAATTGGGCAAACTCATTGCATTTTACGATGACAATGGAATTACGATCGATGGTGATACGCGGATCGCCTTCACTGAAGACGTAAGTAAACGATTCGAAGCTTACCACTGGCACGTAATTGATCTCCCCGATGCAAATGATCTCGACCAAGTCGATCATGCGATTTCGGTTGCGAAGTCTATCCGGGACAAGCCCACTCTCATCATCTGCCACACGCATATTGGGTATGGAAGTCCAAATAAGCAGGATACCGGCAAGGCCCATGGAAATCCACTCGGGAAGGACGAGGTCGCTCTGACAAAGGACCATTTGGGGTGGCCGCGAGAGCCCGAGTTCTACATTCCTGAAGATGTACTCTACCATTTCCGTGAAGCGGGCTCGCGTGGAATTGAGATACACCGAAAGTGGGAAGAGTTATTCAGGATATATCGGAAAGCTCATCCGGATGATTGGCAGACACTTTCGAATGCGCTCATACACAAACTACCGGAAAACTGGGACAAGAACCTGCCAGTCTTCAAAGTCTCCGATGGCCCGCTCGCGACGCGTACAGCCGGTGGCAAGGTGATGAACGCGATCGCTGAGACTGTACCGACGCTGACGAGCGGTGCGGCCGATTTGAACGAGTCGACTTTTACCAAGCTCGAGAAGTGGGACGACTTTGAGCCGAGTCCCCTCAAGAAGGGCAGTTATCATGGCCGCACAATAAATTTCGGTGTTCGCGAGCATGCCATGGCCGCAATTATCAACGGCATGGCCGCGCACGGTGCCATCTATCCAAGCGGCTCAACTTTCTTCTGCTTCAGCGATTACATGCGTCCATCAGTGCGGCTAGCTGCACTGATGAACGTGCCCTCGAAATTCGTCTGGACGCACGATAGCGTAGCGCTTGGAGAAGACGGTCCGACACACGAACCGATCGAGCAGTTGATGTCATTGCGGGCGATGCCGAACCTCGCAGTGATCCGGCCCGCCGATGCCAACGAGACGGTCGAGGCCTGGCGCTGCATGATGCAACTCACGGGGCCTTCGGGCATCGTGCTAACGCGGCAGAAGCTACCTGTGATCGATCGCGCGAAATACGCAAGCGCCGCTGGGCTTGCCAAGGGCGCGTATGTGATCTCGGAGGCGATGAGTCAGCCCGAAATTATCCTCATCGCGACCGGCTCCGAAGTCCAACTCGCGCTCGATGCACAAATATTGCTGGAGGCTAATGGACTGATGACGCGAGTGGTTAGCATGCCGTGCTGGGAGTTTTTCGAGGCGCAGTCCGAGAACTATCGCGACCGGATTCTGCCACCCGAAGTTACCTGCCGGCTTTCGATCGAGCTTGGCGCATCGCTCGGTTGGGAACGCTGGGTTGGTTCGATGGGCGCATCGCTCGCGGTCGATCACTTTGGCGTCTCAGCACCCTACGAGACGATCCTCGAACACTACGGATTCACAGCGCAAAACATATCACACATCGCTGGCATGCTATTGCATGATCCTCGCCGCGCGCAACGGGAGCTATATGAGTTGCAGCAAAAGTATGGACGGCACCAGCGGCTGAAGATTGAGAGACCAGCTTAG
- a CDS encoding M1 family metallopeptidase encodes MRDEGSAIVSFKKSTWIIVFAFILHPLSSILAGQKYWQQHVSYDIRVTLIDSIHTLDGSLSVIYSNNSPDTLREVYFHLYANAFQPGSLMDERAHAIHSAPIYNRISSLPEREQGRYWIGAMMADSLTAKYAITGTVMRVALPRPLASGGSVTIVFPFREQVPRQIRRSGWMSREGVQYSMSQWYPKIAEYDNEGWHRQEYVAREFYGVWGDFNVEITAPSRFVIGATGECTNPRDVGHGYDRIAGGEREGILFPTEAAPSITTWHFHASSVHDFAWVADDDYVHEWSTWQDTIMLHAFYKRRYAPFWHDAIRYSRHALETYSELFGPYAYRNFSCTMAGDGGMEYPQLIMITGYRPTPGSMAGVIAHETAHQWFYGMLGSNETREAFMDEGFTSWATTVAMNRLWGDHQIPPGQERSWLDGFIPKFSNKRDNYRGYQSLASEGFEEPLDIPHDWFREDLTAGQVYGKTQAILSMLQYTLGDEVFARGMKRYYNEWHFKHPHLVDFKRVMENVAHTDLDWFFDEWFRTTRTVDYEAMDVSSEVVAEGYNNTLRLRNNNLAVMPIDLLLHYDDGSAGATTIPLVTNKDLVYHKSGVEMFLPGWDWVSPNYEASLVTPKRISWFEIDTSWRLQDLHWLNNYSARSALWTPPGEWAVWKQLFIYPPIDKYYSVVRPILWWDSISKFNAGVGAKFGMNNSFSGDAKLIYKSDPLRDTTPLWYDHLDGALDYHIPVDWLGRLTTFGVRASKMDGIGTVGAELTKVFRPEYLRLGPTHTGSLYLESQTLLNPSYPVYHSEWSAAGSEVAGLTYSVVSEDATERFDLKAESAVWGSSFERAKVKFEDDFSLGGNFGSRIRLTAGTATASTPVERTFWLARASNYEDNQSSFFRAVTDVSPALDRKASAFVEGGAGVRGYAIDEVADTAHSLRGTQMFGVSDDITLPNVLRNLWSPLATLGFGLFVDAGWVGEPTLDFWHDVRTNLRTDAGATVSVNLRDWLPYQLRGVADEYAPVPLIKLVLPLYENLPADGKKPVAFRWGLAIGASL; translated from the coding sequence ATGAGAGATGAAGGTTCTGCTATTGTGAGCTTCAAAAAATCTACCTGGATTATTGTATTTGCCTTCATCCTTCATCCCTTATCCTCCATACTTGCCGGACAAAAATACTGGCAGCAGCACGTCTCCTACGACATCCGTGTCACGCTGATCGATAGCATCCACACGTTGGATGGCTCGCTTTCGGTCATCTATTCCAACAACTCACCGGACACGCTCCGAGAGGTCTACTTTCATCTTTATGCCAACGCCTTCCAGCCAGGTAGCTTGATGGATGAGCGTGCGCACGCAATCCACTCCGCGCCTATATACAACCGCATCAGTTCTCTGCCGGAAAGGGAGCAAGGCCGATATTGGATCGGCGCGATGATGGCCGATAGCTTGACCGCCAAATACGCGATCACCGGTACTGTTATGCGCGTGGCTCTTCCAAGGCCGCTGGCTTCAGGTGGATCGGTCACCATCGTCTTTCCATTTCGAGAACAGGTGCCGCGACAAATCCGTAGGAGTGGATGGATGTCTCGAGAGGGTGTGCAGTATTCCATGTCCCAATGGTATCCCAAGATCGCCGAATATGACAACGAAGGCTGGCACCGGCAGGAGTATGTCGCGCGCGAGTTCTACGGCGTTTGGGGCGATTTTAATGTCGAGATAACGGCGCCTTCGCGATTCGTCATCGGCGCCACCGGTGAGTGTACAAATCCGCGTGATGTCGGGCATGGGTATGACCGAATCGCTGGTGGTGAGCGGGAAGGCATTCTCTTCCCAACAGAGGCAGCGCCTTCCATCACTACGTGGCACTTCCACGCATCGTCGGTCCATGATTTTGCCTGGGTTGCCGACGACGATTACGTTCACGAATGGTCGACCTGGCAGGACACGATCATGTTGCATGCGTTTTATAAGCGTCGCTACGCGCCGTTTTGGCATGATGCAATCCGATACTCACGTCATGCGCTTGAGACATACAGCGAGTTGTTTGGTCCATATGCGTATCGCAACTTCTCCTGCACAATGGCCGGTGATGGCGGAATGGAATACCCGCAGCTAATCATGATTACCGGTTACAGACCCACACCGGGCTCCATGGCTGGTGTGATAGCCCATGAGACGGCGCATCAATGGTTCTACGGCATGCTCGGCTCGAACGAAACGCGCGAAGCCTTCATGGATGAGGGCTTTACGTCGTGGGCCACTACCGTCGCGATGAATCGGTTATGGGGTGACCATCAAATTCCACCCGGACAGGAGCGGTCGTGGCTCGACGGGTTCATTCCGAAGTTCAGTAACAAACGGGATAATTATCGCGGGTATCAAAGCCTTGCAAGCGAAGGCTTTGAAGAACCACTCGATATTCCGCATGACTGGTTCCGCGAGGACCTAACCGCAGGTCAGGTCTACGGCAAGACGCAAGCGATTCTCTCGATGCTTCAATACACGCTGGGTGATGAGGTCTTTGCTCGTGGCATGAAAAGATACTATAATGAGTGGCACTTCAAGCATCCACACTTGGTCGATTTCAAAAGAGTGATGGAAAACGTGGCCCACACCGATCTGGACTGGTTCTTCGATGAGTGGTTCCGTACAACGCGAACAGTTGACTATGAGGCGATGGACGTATCTTCAGAGGTGGTTGCCGAAGGATACAACAACACACTCAGGCTTCGCAACAACAATCTGGCCGTCATGCCGATCGACCTGCTTCTGCATTATGATGACGGATCCGCCGGCGCTACGACCATTCCCCTGGTGACAAACAAAGACCTTGTTTATCACAAGAGCGGCGTCGAAATGTTTCTGCCAGGCTGGGATTGGGTCTCGCCAAACTATGAGGCGAGCTTAGTCACACCAAAGCGCATCTCATGGTTCGAAATCGATACCTCCTGGCGCCTGCAGGACCTGCACTGGCTGAACAATTACAGCGCGCGCTCGGCCCTTTGGACCCCACCAGGCGAGTGGGCAGTCTGGAAGCAGCTATTCATCTATCCGCCGATCGACAAGTACTATTCCGTGGTCCGACCGATTCTTTGGTGGGACTCGATTTCGAAATTCAATGCCGGAGTCGGGGCAAAATTCGGAATGAACAACAGCTTCTCCGGCGACGCGAAGTTGATCTACAAATCGGATCCGCTTCGCGATACCACTCCTTTGTGGTACGATCATTTGGACGGCGCACTGGACTATCACATACCAGTGGATTGGCTGGGCCGCCTCACAACCTTCGGAGTCAGGGCGAGTAAGATGGATGGCATCGGCACGGTGGGCGCTGAACTGACGAAGGTTTTTCGACCCGAATATTTGCGGCTTGGTCCAACGCACACTGGTTCGCTCTACCTCGAATCACAAACGTTGCTGAATCCGTCCTATCCTGTTTATCATTCCGAGTGGTCGGCGGCTGGCAGTGAGGTTGCTGGGCTTACCTACTCCGTCGTGAGCGAGGATGCGACCGAGCGGTTCGATCTCAAAGCGGAAAGCGCTGTGTGGGGAAGCTCATTCGAGCGGGCGAAAGTGAAGTTCGAGGACGATTTCAGTCTGGGCGGGAATTTCGGCAGTCGCATACGGCTGACTGCTGGAACGGCGACAGCTTCAACGCCCGTGGAGCGAACATTCTGGCTTGCGCGCGCAAGCAACTATGAGGACAACCAAAGCTCGTTTTTCCGGGCGGTGACGGATGTGAGTCCTGCGCTCGATCGAAAAGCCTCGGCGTTTGTCGAGGGTGGGGCGGGCGTCCGCGGCTATGCAATCGACGAGGTTGCGGACACGGCGCATAGCCTGCGTGGTACGCAAATGTTTGGTGTAAGCGATGACATCACGCTGCCGAATGTGCTCCGCAATCTCTGGAGCCCACTCGCTACATTAGGTTTTGGGCTGTTTGTGGACGCCGGGTGGGTGGGCGAGCCAACCCTCGACTTCTGGCATGACGTCCGCACGAATCTTCGAACAGATGCGGGAGCAACCGTTTCGGTCAATCTGCGCGATTGGTTGCCATACCAGCTTCGCGGTGTAGCAGATGAATATGCGCCAGTTCCATTGATCAAATTGGTCCTGCCACTGTATGAAAATCTTCCTGCTGATGGGAAGAAGCCCGTCGCGTTCCGCTGGGGGCTCGCAATCGGAGCAAGCCTGTAA